In a single window of the Marinobacter bohaiensis genome:
- a CDS encoding efflux RND transporter permease subunit gives MFAGVIRHGTLVAVVALIVAILGIAAAIQIPVQMIPDLEVRTVTVETRWPGATPQDVEKEILIEQERYLRNVPNLSRMESTAASGSAEIELEFPFGINITETLIQVNNALSQVPDYPQNVDEPRIVATSFSSNAFMYFRVSTLPDNPRQLDMDLMRDFIEDRVRPRMESVAGVSEVTVGGGADRQMQVIVDEQRLNQRGLSLVDLRDAITARNRDISGGELEAGKRRYLLRTVGRFEDIDGLRQLVVSRQGDSVVRLGEVAQVVQDHSRIRERSFVDGRKVIGLQVRRESGSNVIDIKHAMTTQVASINDEVLRPAGMVLELTADDARYVEASVANVWTNLGIGAVFATLVMYLFLRSGRATLVGVIGVPLCAIAAFIGLLLAGRTINVISLAGIAFAIGMTVDNSIVVLENIERHRRRGLDRFESALKGVMEVWPAVLASTMTTILVFLPIVFIEEEAGQLYSDVAIAIASAIIASMLVAVTLIPTLCARLDFASRQGDDDGTPRARWMRGVLALVGGLIGGPARRLATIGLTVVASVLIILMLTPPAEYLPEGEEPKTFAAMNAPPGYNLSEMTRIAEQVEAYFLPHVNADGEAYAKGETPVPPMAYLNMQVTPTRLRIITESIDPNQIDALMTAITDYYERFPGMRAFAAKGSIISSNDGGTRSINLDISGPELVPVYQAANRAYDRARAIFDNPRIQSQPSTLSLAQPLIQVRPDWDRIAELGLDTQAVGFTVASLTEGAYVDDFFLDDDKIDIYLYGSGSAEPSLAALPTTLVHTPEGATLPLSSLARIEETVDTSIVRRVDGRRTVTLNVIPPENVPLERGVERVRTELLGHLRDTGQLPASVSVGISGASDQLNATREALTGNFIIAVAIVYLLLVAIFAHWGYPLLIMTTIPLGIAGGIVGLALMNLVGGLLPLIGLRPLSQSFDMITMLGFLILMGTVVNNPILVVDQARQNLRQKGVDVVEAVRQAVAVRLRPIAMTTLTTLCGLSPLVFIPGEGTELYRGVGAIVLFGLMGAAVVTLTFLPALLVFVLGWQRKKPERA, from the coding sequence ATGTTCGCCGGGGTGATTCGCCACGGTACCCTGGTGGCGGTGGTGGCGCTGATCGTCGCCATCCTCGGCATTGCCGCTGCCATCCAGATCCCGGTACAGATGATCCCGGACCTGGAGGTGCGCACCGTCACCGTGGAAACGCGCTGGCCCGGTGCCACGCCCCAGGACGTGGAAAAGGAAATCCTGATCGAGCAGGAGCGCTACCTGCGCAACGTGCCCAACCTGAGCCGCATGGAGTCCACCGCCGCCAGCGGGTCGGCGGAAATCGAGCTGGAATTCCCCTTCGGCATCAACATCACCGAGACCCTGATCCAGGTGAACAACGCCCTGAGTCAGGTGCCGGACTACCCCCAGAATGTGGACGAACCGCGCATCGTCGCCACCTCATTCTCGTCCAACGCCTTCATGTACTTCCGCGTCTCCACCCTGCCGGACAACCCGCGTCAGCTGGACATGGACCTGATGCGGGATTTCATCGAGGACCGGGTGCGCCCGCGCATGGAAAGCGTGGCCGGGGTGTCGGAAGTGACCGTCGGCGGTGGCGCCGACCGCCAGATGCAGGTGATCGTCGACGAACAGCGCCTCAACCAGCGTGGCCTGAGTCTGGTGGACCTGCGCGACGCCATCACCGCCCGCAACCGGGACATCTCCGGCGGCGAGCTGGAAGCCGGCAAGCGCCGCTACCTGCTGCGCACGGTGGGGCGCTTCGAGGACATCGATGGCCTGCGCCAGTTGGTGGTGTCGCGTCAGGGCGACAGCGTGGTGCGCCTGGGGGAAGTGGCGCAGGTGGTGCAGGACCACTCCCGCATCCGCGAGCGCTCGTTCGTCGACGGGCGTAAGGTGATCGGCCTGCAGGTGCGGCGCGAAAGCGGTTCCAACGTCATCGACATCAAGCACGCCATGACGACGCAGGTGGCCTCGATCAACGACGAGGTGCTGCGCCCGGCGGGCATGGTGCTGGAATTGACCGCCGATGACGCCCGCTACGTCGAGGCTTCTGTGGCCAACGTCTGGACCAACCTGGGCATCGGCGCGGTGTTCGCCACCCTGGTGATGTACCTGTTCCTGCGTTCCGGCCGGGCCACGCTGGTGGGGGTGATCGGCGTGCCGCTGTGCGCCATCGCCGCCTTCATCGGCCTGCTGCTGGCCGGGCGCACCATCAACGTGATCTCCCTGGCCGGCATCGCCTTCGCCATCGGCATGACGGTGGACAACAGCATCGTGGTGCTGGAGAACATCGAACGCCACCGGCGCCGCGGGCTGGACCGCTTCGAGTCGGCGCTCAAGGGCGTCATGGAAGTCTGGCCGGCGGTGCTGGCGTCCACCATGACCACCATCCTGGTGTTCCTGCCCATCGTGTTCATCGAGGAGGAGGCCGGGCAGCTGTACTCGGACGTGGCGATCGCCATCGCCTCGGCCATCATCGCCTCCATGCTGGTGGCGGTGACCCTGATTCCCACCCTGTGCGCGCGGCTGGATTTCGCCTCCCGCCAGGGGGACGACGACGGCACGCCCCGGGCGCGCTGGATGCGCGGTGTGCTGGCGCTGGTGGGCGGACTGATCGGTGGCCCGGCGCGGCGGCTGGCGACGATCGGGCTCACGGTCGTCGCCAGCGTGCTGATCATCCTGATGCTGACGCCACCGGCGGAGTATCTGCCGGAAGGCGAGGAACCCAAGACCTTCGCCGCCATGAACGCGCCGCCGGGCTACAACCTGTCGGAAATGACCCGCATCGCCGAGCAGGTGGAAGCCTACTTCCTGCCCCACGTGAACGCCGACGGCGAGGCCTACGCGAAGGGCGAGACGCCGGTGCCGCCCATGGCGTATCTCAACATGCAGGTCACGCCCACCCGCCTCCGCATCATCACCGAGTCCATCGATCCCAACCAGATCGACGCGCTGATGACCGCCATCACCGATTACTACGAGCGTTTCCCGGGCATGCGCGCCTTCGCCGCCAAAGGCTCAATCATTTCCAGCAACGACGGCGGCACCCGCAGCATCAACCTGGACATTTCCGGCCCCGAGCTGGTGCCGGTCTACCAGGCCGCCAACCGCGCCTACGATCGCGCCCGGGCGATTTTCGACAACCCGCGCATCCAGAGCCAGCCGTCCACCCTGAGCCTGGCCCAGCCGCTGATCCAGGTGCGCCCGGACTGGGACCGCATCGCCGAGCTGGGGCTGGACACCCAGGCGGTGGGCTTCACCGTGGCCTCGCTCACCGAGGGCGCTTACGTGGACGATTTCTTCCTCGACGACGACAAGATCGACATCTACCTCTACGGCAGTGGCAGCGCCGAGCCGTCCCTGGCTGCCCTGCCCACCACCCTGGTGCACACGCCGGAAGGCGCCACCCTGCCGCTGAGCAGCCTGGCGCGGATTGAGGAAACGGTGGACACCAGCATCGTGCGGCGGGTGGACGGGCGTCGCACGGTGACTCTCAACGTGATCCCGCCCGAGAATGTGCCGCTGGAACGCGGAGTGGAACGGGTGCGTACGGAACTGCTGGGCCACCTGCGCGACACCGGCCAGTTGCCGGCTTCCGTGAGCGTCGGGATTTCCGGCGCCAGCGACCAGCTCAACGCCACCCGAGAGGCGCTGACCGGCAACTTCATCATTGCCGTGGCCATCGTCTACCTGCTGCTGGTGGCCATTTTCGCCCACTGGGGCTACCCGCTGCTGATCATGACCACCATTCCGCTGGGCATCGCCGGCGGCATCGTCGGCCTGGCGCTGATGAACCTGGTGGGCGGTCTGCTGCCACTGATCGGGTTGCGGCCGCTGAGCCAGTCGTTCGACATGATCACCATGCTGGGCTTCCTGATCCTGATGGGTACGGTGGTGAACAACCCCATCCTGGTGGTGGACCAGGCGCGCCAGAACCTGCGTCAGAAAGGCGTCGACGTGGTCGAGGCGGTGCGACAGGCGGTGGCCGTGCGGCTGCGGCCGATCGCCATGACCACCCTCACCACGCTGTGCGGCCTGTCGCCGCTGGTGTTCATCCCGGGTGAGGGCACCGAGCTCTACCGGGGCGTGGGCGCCATCGTGCTGTTCGGTCTGATGGGCGCGGCGGTGGTCACGCTGACCTTCCTGCCGGCATTGCTGGTGTTTGTGCTGGGCTGGCAACGAAAAAAACCGGAGCGGGCCTGA
- the nirD gene encoding nitrite reductase small subunit NirD, producing MSETQWMHVGERGDLIPESGIAVWTPDGPVAVFYLPGAEPELYAIGHYCPLGQANVLARGIVGDLKGELVVASPLYKQHYSLTSGRCQEDESVSVPTYGVRLNGDALELAVPVTAKEGCAA from the coding sequence ATGTCTGAGACACAATGGATGCACGTCGGCGAACGCGGTGACCTGATCCCCGAATCCGGCATCGCCGTGTGGACCCCGGACGGCCCGGTGGCCGTGTTCTACCTGCCGGGTGCAGAACCGGAACTCTACGCCATCGGCCACTACTGCCCGCTGGGCCAGGCCAACGTGCTGGCCCGAGGCATCGTCGGCGATCTCAAGGGTGAGCTGGTGGTGGCGTCGCCGCTGTACAAGCAGCATTACAGCCTGACCAGCGGCCGGTGCCAGGAGGATGAATCGGTGTCCGTGCCCACCTACGGCGTACGGCTGAACGGCGACGCCCTGGAACTGGCCGTACCGGTCACCGCCAAGGAAGGCTGCGCCGCCTGA
- a CDS encoding NINE protein: MAQTDTHSKTIGYLLWLFGFLGSHRFYYGKPVTGTIWFFTLGLFFIGWIIDLFLIPAMDREADFRFRGGDTSYNIAWILLTFLGVFGVHRMYMGKWITGVIYLLTGGLFLIGVLYDFWTLNDQVSVKNASIFD; the protein is encoded by the coding sequence ATGGCGCAAACGGATACGCACAGCAAAACCATCGGATACCTGCTCTGGTTGTTCGGCTTTCTGGGCTCCCACCGTTTCTACTACGGCAAGCCGGTCACCGGGACCATCTGGTTCTTCACCCTGGGGCTGTTCTTCATCGGCTGGATCATCGACCTGTTCCTGATTCCCGCGATGGATCGGGAAGCGGATTTCCGTTTCCGCGGCGGCGACACCAGCTACAACATCGCCTGGATCCTGCTCACCTTCCTGGGTGTGTTCGGAGTGCACCGCATGTACATGGGCAAGTGGATCACCGGCGTCATCTACCTCCTGACCGGCGGTCTGTTCCTGATCGGCGTGCTCTACGATTTCTGGACGCTGAACGACCAGGTGTCGGTCAAGAACGCCTCCATCTTCGACTGA
- a CDS encoding metal-dependent hydrolase codes for MLRTANAKKDITRKPEHVDIKPQRMGFEFNDKVPRYWLDNSPFLSHMMNALSVLFPQGEQYFVDAVRYYRDQINDPTLKKEVQGFIGQEAMHSLEHIAMNQHVRDQDMPVEDMERHLKVLLTGFGKRLPKRHQLAITCALEHMTAMMADMLLERDDVREDMHETMRPLWVWHAIEETEHKAVTYDVFQQVGGTYLERAFYQILSTALLGVMTTYFTARMMWNDKRNISLTDVGKGLWRMWGVGGVFSSLAPTWLEYFKPGFHPWQHDNSELIAEFKSEIAEHVAPQYRNGNRRTLQ; via the coding sequence ATGTTGAGAACAGCCAACGCGAAAAAAGACATTACCCGCAAACCCGAGCACGTGGACATCAAGCCCCAGCGCATGGGCTTTGAGTTCAACGACAAGGTGCCCCGCTACTGGCTCGACAACAGCCCGTTCCTGAGCCACATGATGAACGCACTGTCGGTGCTGTTCCCCCAGGGTGAGCAGTATTTCGTGGATGCCGTCCGCTATTACCGGGATCAGATCAACGATCCGACCCTGAAGAAGGAAGTGCAGGGCTTCATCGGCCAGGAAGCGATGCACTCGCTGGAACACATCGCCATGAACCAGCACGTGCGCGACCAGGATATGCCGGTCGAGGACATGGAGCGCCACCTGAAAGTGCTGCTGACCGGCTTCGGCAAACGTCTGCCCAAGCGTCACCAGCTGGCCATCACCTGCGCCCTGGAGCACATGACCGCGATGATGGCGGACATGCTGCTGGAGCGGGACGACGTGCGCGAGGACATGCACGAGACCATGCGCCCACTGTGGGTCTGGCACGCCATCGAGGAAACCGAGCACAAGGCGGTGACCTACGACGTTTTCCAGCAGGTGGGCGGCACCTATCTGGAGCGCGCTTTCTACCAGATCCTCAGCACCGCGTTGCTGGGCGTGATGACCACCTACTTCACCGCCCGCATGATGTGGAACGACAAGCGCAACATCTCGCTGACCGATGTGGGCAAGGGCCTGTGGCGCATGTGGGGCGTCGGGGGCGTGTTCTCCAGCCTGGCGCCGACCTGGCTGGAGTACTTCAAGCCCGGCTTCCACCCCTGGCAGCACGACAACAGCGAGCTGATCGCCGAGTTCAAGAGCGAGATCGCCGAACACGTTGCCCCGCAGTACCGCAACGGCAACCGCCGTACCCTGCAGTAA
- a CDS encoding efflux RND transporter periplasmic adaptor subunit: MQLKSRMTLALATLLLLASSAARAQEPPGVGLAAVENAPIIDEVRLNGTVSALSRSSLSTSVAGLVQTVHVDVGDRVAQGDRLIQLDDELERHTLESARAETQAARARLQEARRRFSEARSVGAGRNIAQTEVSARESEVATAEAELARLTAGQARQAALVDRHRLTAPYAGVISARSSDLGEWVSPGDDLLTLVDIDHLRLDFQVPQEYYPKLDDRAELLVNGVPGAPVVAPIATVVPVSDPQVRTFLLRARVPDDLSLLPGMSVSALLRVDAGEQGLTVPRDAINRYPEGRTTVWIAEPDGDGAFRVREQRVAIGTGFADRVVIRDGLAGDERVVARGNEGLSDGMRVTPAEAD, from the coding sequence GTGCAACTCAAGAGCAGGATGACCCTCGCGCTGGCGACACTGCTGCTGCTCGCCAGCTCGGCCGCGCGCGCCCAGGAACCGCCCGGCGTGGGGCTGGCGGCCGTGGAAAATGCGCCCATCATCGACGAAGTGCGTCTGAACGGCACCGTCAGTGCCCTGAGCCGCTCCAGCCTGTCCACCTCGGTGGCGGGCCTGGTGCAGACGGTGCACGTGGACGTGGGCGACCGGGTGGCGCAGGGTGACCGGCTGATCCAGCTCGACGACGAGCTGGAGCGCCATACCCTGGAAAGCGCCCGGGCCGAAACCCAGGCGGCCCGGGCCCGGCTGCAGGAAGCCCGGCGCCGCTTCAGCGAAGCCCGCTCGGTGGGGGCCGGGCGCAACATTGCCCAGACCGAGGTGAGCGCCCGGGAGAGCGAAGTGGCCACGGCCGAGGCGGAGCTGGCGCGGCTCACCGCCGGGCAGGCGCGCCAGGCGGCGCTGGTGGATCGCCATCGGCTGACCGCTCCCTACGCCGGGGTGATCAGCGCCCGGAGCAGCGACCTGGGCGAGTGGGTCAGTCCCGGCGATGACCTGCTGACGCTGGTGGACATCGATCACCTGCGTCTGGATTTCCAGGTGCCCCAGGAGTACTACCCCAAACTCGACGACCGCGCCGAGCTGCTTGTCAACGGCGTGCCCGGCGCTCCGGTCGTCGCTCCGATTGCCACGGTGGTGCCGGTCAGCGATCCCCAGGTGCGCACCTTCCTGCTGCGGGCGCGCGTGCCGGATGACCTGTCGCTGTTGCCGGGCATGTCGGTCAGCGCGCTGCTGCGGGTGGACGCCGGCGAACAGGGACTCACCGTGCCGCGGGACGCCATCAACCGCTACCCGGAAGGCCGTACCACGGTCTGGATCGCCGAGCCCGACGGCGACGGTGCCTTCCGCGTACGCGAGCAGCGGGTCGCCATCGGCACCGGCTTTGCCGACCGGGTGGTGATCCGCGACGGACTGGCCGGCGACGAGCGCGTCGTGGCGCGGGGTAACGAAGGCCTCAGCGACGGCATGCGCGTCACCCCGGCGGAGGCCGACTGA
- a CDS encoding DJ-1/PfpI family protein: MKRLLMLVGDYVEDYEVMVPFQALMAVGYEVHAVCPDKKSGESVRTAIHDFEGDQTYSEKPGHNFALNATFAAINLDDYDGLVVPGGRAPEYLRLNDAVLKAVKHFADADKPIAAICHGAQLLAAAGVLDGKRCSAYPACAPEVTAAGGQFQSIEVNEAHVDGKLVTAPAWPAHPAWIAKFMEVMGAKITL; encoded by the coding sequence ATGAAACGACTGCTCATGCTGGTCGGCGATTACGTCGAGGATTACGAAGTGATGGTGCCCTTCCAGGCGCTGATGGCCGTGGGCTATGAAGTGCACGCCGTGTGCCCGGACAAGAAATCCGGCGAGTCGGTGCGCACCGCCATCCACGACTTCGAGGGCGACCAGACCTACTCGGAAAAACCGGGCCACAACTTCGCCCTCAACGCCACCTTCGCCGCCATCAACCTGGACGACTACGACGGCCTGGTGGTGCCCGGCGGCCGGGCGCCGGAATACCTGCGCCTGAACGACGCCGTGCTCAAGGCGGTGAAGCACTTTGCCGACGCCGACAAACCCATTGCCGCCATCTGCCACGGCGCCCAGTTGCTGGCCGCCGCCGGGGTGCTCGACGGCAAGCGGTGCTCGGCCTACCCGGCCTGCGCGCCGGAAGTCACGGCCGCCGGCGGGCAATTCCAGTCCATCGAAGTGAACGAAGCCCACGTGGACGGCAAGCTGGTGACGGCACCGGCCTGGCCGGCGCATCCCGCCTGGATTGCGAAATTCATGGAGGTGATGGGCGCGAAAATCACGCTGTAG
- the nirB gene encoding nitrite reductase large subunit NirB, with product MAKQTLIVIGNGMVGHHFLEQFADTPAAADYDVHVFGEEPLIAYDRVHLSEYFGGSSHADLALGTAEDYAAKGLTLHLDEQVTELDRDNRKVITPKGEYEYDAVVLATGSYPFVPPIDGHDQAHCLVYRTLADLDAIRASAEGRKTGVVVGGGLLGLEAANALKSLGLEAHVVEFAPRLMPVQLDADGGALLKRKIEELGVQVHTEKATTAIVPGEEARLRMNFSDESHLETDLIVFSAGIRPQDTLARSSGLEIGERGGIVIDDQCTTSDPQVFAIGECALWDNRIFGLVAPGYTMARTLAARLNQDAEAGFSGADMSTKLKLLGVDVGSIGDAHGATPGARNIRFNDEQAGTYGRLVISEDGKKLLGAILVGDNGPYDTLLQYALNGIDLPANPESLILPVSEGGAPALGPDALPETASICSCHNVSKGDICGAIDAGCTDLGAVKGETKASTGCGGCAALLKSVVDSELEKRGVEVSKDICEHFPYSRQELFHLVKVNGIRTFRTLIEQHGKGHGCDICKPAVASILATCWNEHIMASEHVPLQDTNDTFMANMQKNGTYSIVPRIPGGEITPEKLIVLGEVAKEYDLYTKITGGQRVDLFGATLSELPEIWEKLIAAGFETGHAYGKSVRTVKSCVGSTWCRYGVQDSVGMAIQLEERYKGLRSPHKLKFAVSGCTRECAEAQSKDIGVIATENGWNLYVCGNGGMRPRHADLFATDLSDEALISTIDRVLMFYVRTADRLQRTSVWLENLEGGLDYLKEVILEDSLGLGEELEAHMQDIIGTYQCEWKSAVEDPEKRKRFREFVNAPDKKDPVQHWTTERDQRRPANEIKVEMV from the coding sequence ATGGCTAAACAGACATTGATCGTGATCGGGAATGGCATGGTGGGCCATCACTTTCTCGAGCAGTTCGCGGACACCCCCGCGGCGGCGGACTACGACGTCCACGTGTTCGGCGAGGAACCGCTGATTGCCTACGACCGGGTCCACCTGTCGGAATACTTCGGCGGCTCCAGCCACGCCGACCTGGCCCTGGGCACCGCCGAGGACTACGCCGCCAAGGGCCTGACGCTGCACCTGGACGAACAGGTCACCGAACTCGACCGGGACAACCGCAAGGTGATCACGCCCAAGGGGGAATACGAATACGACGCCGTGGTGCTGGCCACCGGCTCCTACCCGTTCGTGCCGCCCATCGACGGCCATGATCAGGCGCACTGTCTGGTCTACCGCACCCTGGCCGACCTGGACGCCATCCGCGCCAGCGCCGAGGGCAGGAAGACCGGCGTGGTGGTCGGCGGCGGCCTGCTGGGCCTGGAAGCGGCCAACGCCCTCAAGAGCCTGGGCCTGGAAGCCCACGTGGTGGAATTCGCGCCGCGCCTGATGCCGGTGCAGCTGGACGCCGACGGCGGCGCCCTGCTCAAGCGCAAGATCGAGGAACTGGGCGTGCAGGTGCACACCGAGAAGGCCACCACCGCCATCGTGCCGGGCGAGGAGGCGCGCCTGCGCATGAACTTCTCCGACGAATCGCACCTGGAGACGGACCTGATCGTGTTCTCCGCCGGCATCCGCCCGCAGGACACCCTGGCCCGTTCCAGCGGCCTGGAGATCGGCGAGCGCGGCGGCATCGTCATCGACGACCAGTGCACCACCTCCGACCCGCAGGTGTTCGCCATCGGCGAGTGCGCGCTGTGGGACAACCGCATCTTCGGCCTGGTAGCGCCGGGTTACACCATGGCCCGCACCCTGGCCGCGCGCCTCAACCAGGACGCGGAAGCCGGTTTCAGCGGCGCCGACATGAGCACCAAGCTCAAGCTGCTGGGCGTGGACGTCGGCTCCATCGGCGACGCCCACGGCGCCACCCCGGGCGCCCGCAACATCCGCTTCAACGACGAGCAGGCCGGCACCTACGGCCGACTGGTGATCAGCGAGGACGGCAAGAAACTGCTGGGCGCGATCCTGGTGGGCGATAACGGCCCCTACGACACCCTGCTGCAATACGCCCTGAACGGCATTGACCTGCCGGCCAACCCGGAAAGCCTGATCCTACCGGTTTCCGAGGGCGGCGCGCCGGCCCTGGGTCCCGACGCCCTGCCGGAAACCGCGTCCATCTGCTCCTGCCACAACGTCAGCAAGGGCGATATCTGCGGCGCTATCGACGCCGGCTGCACCGACCTGGGCGCGGTCAAGGGCGAGACCAAGGCCAGCACCGGCTGCGGTGGCTGCGCGGCGCTGCTCAAGTCGGTGGTGGACAGCGAGCTGGAAAAACGCGGCGTGGAGGTCAGCAAGGACATCTGCGAGCACTTCCCCTACAGCCGCCAGGAGCTGTTCCATCTGGTCAAGGTCAACGGCATCCGCACCTTCCGCACGCTGATCGAGCAGCATGGCAAAGGCCACGGCTGCGACATCTGCAAGCCGGCGGTGGCGTCGATCCTGGCCACCTGCTGGAACGAGCACATCATGGCGTCGGAGCACGTGCCGCTGCAGGACACCAACGACACCTTCATGGCCAACATGCAGAAGAACGGCACCTACTCCATCGTGCCGCGCATCCCCGGCGGCGAGATCACCCCGGAGAAGCTGATCGTGCTGGGGGAAGTGGCCAAGGAGTATGACCTCTACACCAAGATCACCGGCGGCCAGCGGGTCGACCTGTTCGGTGCCACGTTGAGCGAGCTGCCGGAGATCTGGGAAAAGCTGATCGCCGCCGGCTTCGAGACCGGCCACGCCTACGGCAAGTCGGTGCGCACGGTGAAATCCTGCGTCGGCAGCACTTGGTGCCGCTACGGCGTGCAGGACAGCGTGGGCATGGCGATCCAACTGGAGGAGCGCTACAAGGGCCTGCGCTCGCCGCACAAGCTCAAGTTCGCCGTGTCCGGCTGCACCCGGGAGTGCGCCGAGGCCCAGAGCAAGGACATCGGCGTGATCGCCACCGAGAACGGCTGGAACCTCTACGTCTGCGGCAACGGCGGCATGCGCCCGCGCCACGCCGACCTGTTCGCCACCGACCTGTCCGACGAGGCGCTGATCAGCACCATCGACCGGGTCCTGATGTTTTACGTGCGCACAGCGGATCGCCTGCAGCGCACCAGCGTCTGGCTGGAAAACCTGGAAGGCGGCCTGGACTACCTCAAAGAGGTCATCCTGGAAGACAGCCTGGGGCTGGGCGAAGAACTCGAAGCCCACATGCAGGACATCATCGGCACCTACCAGTGCGAGTGGAAGAGCGCGGTGGAGGATCCCGAGAAGCGCAAGCGCTTCCGCGAGTTCGTCAACGCCCCGGACAAGAAAGACCCGGTGCAGCACTGGACCACCGAGCGCGACCAGCGCCGTCCGGCCAACGAAATCAAGGTGGAGATGGTCTGA
- a CDS encoding helix-turn-helix transcriptional regulator gives MVKGSADKERQMLGLFLLPGVYLRVLGDTVRRLGFDDRPLYEGLSFARADLQAADSRVFVTDAVIMADRAVALAGDKGLSFALARELRVTIHGTLGFAALTSPTVGGALDSVRRYLQLRAPFLSLVMRDTGEHVLVQLKAEFEVPSLYHFLAETVMATLVLLAEQLVDHASGEELGFELRNGKLPGVSARLSCAEPAYYRAFAPQLPIRFDYSADAEMLIFPKDFLDIRMRLADADASDMARSQCEFELQKALREQGDIVIAIRNMLHVMPGPLPSLEAMAERFCVSSRTLKRRLADRDTTYREIVEAVLKDRAIQLLRYTNQSISEIAYELGYADLSNFSRAFRKWTGKSASEFREDGPDPAPELGP, from the coding sequence ATGGTCAAGGGAAGTGCGGATAAAGAACGCCAGATGCTGGGCCTGTTCCTGCTGCCCGGCGTTTACCTGCGGGTGCTGGGCGATACCGTCCGGCGGCTCGGCTTCGACGACCGCCCGCTGTACGAGGGTCTGAGCTTCGCCCGCGCCGATCTGCAGGCCGCGGACAGCCGGGTGTTCGTCACCGACGCCGTCATCATGGCGGACCGGGCGGTGGCGCTGGCCGGCGACAAGGGGCTGAGCTTCGCCCTGGCGCGGGAGCTGCGGGTCACCATCCACGGCACCCTGGGTTTCGCCGCGCTGACCAGTCCCACGGTGGGCGGCGCGCTGGACTCGGTGCGCCGCTACCTGCAGTTGCGGGCGCCGTTCCTCAGCCTGGTGATGCGGGACACCGGCGAGCACGTCCTGGTCCAGCTCAAGGCCGAGTTCGAGGTGCCGTCCCTGTACCACTTCCTGGCGGAAACGGTGATGGCGACGCTGGTGCTGCTGGCGGAGCAACTGGTGGATCACGCCAGTGGCGAAGAGCTGGGGTTCGAGCTGCGCAACGGCAAGCTGCCCGGCGTGTCCGCCCGCCTGTCCTGTGCCGAGCCGGCCTATTACCGCGCATTTGCCCCGCAGCTGCCGATCCGCTTCGACTACAGCGCGGACGCGGAGATGCTGATCTTCCCCAAGGATTTCCTCGATATCCGCATGCGCCTGGCCGACGCCGACGCCTCGGATATGGCCCGCAGCCAGTGCGAGTTCGAGCTGCAGAAGGCCCTGCGGGAGCAGGGCGACATCGTCATCGCCATCCGCAACATGCTGCACGTGATGCCCGGCCCGCTGCCGTCGCTGGAGGCCATGGCCGAGCGTTTCTGCGTGTCGTCACGGACCCTCAAGCGGCGACTGGCGGATCGTGACACCACCTACCGGGAAATCGTCGAAGCCGTGCTCAAGGACCGCGCCATCCAGCTACTGCGCTACACGAATCAGTCGATTAGCGAAATCGCCTATGAACTGGGTTATGCTGATCTCTCCAACTTCAGCCGCGCCTTTCGTAAGTGGACGGGCAAGTCCGCCAGTGAATTCCGCGAGGACGGTCCCGACCCGGCCCCGGAACTCGGGCCCTGA